The Geminocystis sp. NIES-3708 genomic sequence TACGGAAAGAATCAGTTCTAGTTTCATAAATATTGAGTTACTTTAGATGATGATAAATTTTAACTACAATTTATTAATTGATTTCATTTTAGCGAGATTTGCTCAACAAAAAGATAAAGTAAGGCACACCAATAATCGCCGTGATAATACCACAGGGAAGTTCAAGGGGGGTAAATAATAGTCTGCCCAATAAATCTGCACTGACAACTAATAATCCCCCCACTAAACCCGTAACGGGGAATTAAGCCTTGATGGGTATTTCCTACCAAAAAACGGGCGATATGATGGGCAATTAAACCGACAAATCCTACCGCACCAGCGATCGCCACACTAGCACTAGAAAGAGCAACACTAGAGATTAAAAGAGTTAATTGTGTTTTTTGGAGAGGTAAACCTAAACCCTTCGCTAAATTATCTCCTAAATTGAGACTATTTAACTCTTTACTCATTATCCACGTTAGCAGAACAAAAATGACAATCCAAGGCAATAAAATCAAAACCTGTGTTATGGTTTTTCCATAAACGCTACCCGTTAACCAGATTAAGGCTTGAGAAACACTATTTATCTCACCAAAGGTTGTAATAATATTCGTGATGGCGGAAATGATAAAATTAAAACCAATACCCACTAAAATCAAACGAATAATTGAATTTTCTCCCTGCCACGCCATTGCATAAATAGCTAATGCTACCAATATTCCCCCCATAAAAGCTGAAAAGGGTAATAAGACAATGGGTAGGGAAGGAAAAACTACGATAAATAATATAGCGGCTAATCCTGCACCTGCATTGATACCAATAATACTAGGATCTGCTAATGGGTTACGTGTAATAGTCTGCATGATACAACCAGAAATAGACAATCCTATGCCGACTAGCCAAGCGGTAAGAGTGCGGGGTAAACGCAGAGTGTTAATAATAAATTGAAAGTCTGATTGTGTGTTAAATCCAACTAAAGTTTTAATGACATCTACTGGGGAAATATAATATTCTCCGTAACCAATACTAAGAGTTATCACAATAAGGGATGTTATCAGTAAAACTAAGAGAGTTTTTGGCACTCTACTATCTAACCATAACGAAAAAGATGGTTGCTTTGATCTAACGATAATCCAAGAATCTTTCATAAGAACTAAAAATTAAGAATTAAGTTTGATAAAAAATTAAAAATCAACTGCATCATAGTTTTTTAGTCAATAACTCTTAACTTTAACTAACCTCTCAATTCTTAACTCAGGTAGAATAAAAGTTGTAGTCATCAAGATTTATTAATATGTGACCAAATAGAAACTACTTTAATTACTTGATTTTCTTCGTCAATGGAGTAAACAAGGCGATGTTGAATATTAATCCTTCTCGAATAATATTTTTTAAGATTTCCTGATAATTTTTCATAAGGGGGTTGATAAGGATTTACTTTTAAAATGTCCAGTAAATCTTTAAGGTTACTATCGAGGTTAGCTGATTTTATTTTCTTGGCATCTTTTAAGACTCTCTGACTAAAATCAATCTTCCACACCATCTAACACCCTCAAAAATTGATCTTCCGATACCCAATCATTTTCTGACTCAGCTTGTTTAAGAGAATCCACTAACCCCACAATGGATTGCAAATAAAGAGTTTCTTGTAAACTATCCCAATCCTCTTTAGACAATAACACCGCATCTCCTTTTTTGCTAGTGATAATTCGTGGTACATGATCTTGGTTCACTTGTTCTACTAATCCGAATAAATTGGCTCTTGCCGTACTTGCGTTTATTACTTCCATAATTTAAAAATATTGTACATTTTATTGTACTATTATAATTAATGGAAAAATCACCCTATCCCCTAATTCTTTTGCGAATGAGATAAATAAAAAAAGGTGCTCCTAAAATCGGTAAAATTAAACCCACAGGCACTTCTTGAGGTTTAATAATCAAGCGACTCACAATATCCGCATTCAGTAATAAAATTGCCCCTCCTAGTATAGAAAAAGGTAATATCCAACGGTAATCATTTCCTACCAATAAACGCACCAAATGGGGCATAATTAAACCAATA encodes the following:
- a CDS encoding Txe/YoeB family addiction module toxin gives rise to the protein MVWKIDFSQRVLKDAKKIKSANLDSNLKDLLDILKVNPYQPPYEKLSGNLKKYYSRRINIQHRLVYSIDEENQVIKVVSIWSHINKS
- a CDS encoding iron chelate uptake ABC transporter family permease subunit; translated protein: MGGLLVVSADLLGRLLFTPLELPCGIITAIIGVPYFIFLLSKSR
- a CDS encoding iron ABC transporter permease, translating into MKDSWIIVRSKQPSFSLWLDSRVPKTLLVLLITSLIVITLSIGYGEYYISPVDVIKTLVGFNTQSDFQFIINTLRLPRTLTAWLVGIGLSISGCIMQTITRNPLADPSIIGINAGAGLAAILFIVVFPSLPIVLLPFSAFMGGILVALAIYAMAWQGENSIIRLILVGIGFNFIISAITNIITTFGEINSVSQALIWLTGSVYGKTITQVLILLPWIVIFVLLTWIMSKELNSLNLGDNLAKGLGLPLQKTQLTLLISSVALSSASVAIAGAVGFVGLIAHHIARFLVGNTHQGLIPRYGFSGGIISCQCRFIGQTIIYPP
- a CDS encoding type II toxin-antitoxin system Phd/YefM family antitoxin translates to MEVINASTARANLFGLVEQVNQDHVPRIITSKKGDAVLLSKEDWDSLQETLYLQSIVGLVDSLKQAESENDWVSEDQFLRVLDGVED